A region of the Thiomicrorhabdus sp. genome:
CGCCTTCACCAGGCGTTACTTCAATATTTTCTAACAGCGACAAAAAGGCCACACGTTGATTAGGCAGTCTTGGTGCCATTACTTCAACAGACTCTCCGTCCAATGCATTTGCGGTGCCTGCCCCAAGTTTTTTATTAATTGCATTCACTAAATTTGATGCCGTAGTAAAGTCGGCATCTTTTAAATTTAAAGTAATAGTATTGCCCAGATCAAATCCCGTGCTAACAGTTCTTTCAACCATTGCACCGTCTGGAATTCTGCCCACACTTGGAACGTTAATGGTAATTCTTGAACCATCCGCCCCACTTGCATCTAACCCGCCAACAACCAAATTACCTTGTCCCAAAGCATACACATTACCATCCACCCCTTTTAAAGGGGTTAGTAATAAGGTACCACCTCTTAAACTTTTTGCATTACCTAGAGAAGAGACCGTAATATCAATTTTTTGGCCTGACTTAGCAAAAGCAGGAAGCTCTGCATGAACGGCAACCGCGGCTATATTTTTAGAATTAGTTTTTACTCCTGCCGGAACTTTGATACCAAACTTATTTAACATACTAAGTAAGCTTTGCTCGGCAAAAGGGGTCTTATCACCAGAGCCGTTCAAACCAACAACCAAGCCATAACCAACCAATTGGTTAGCTCTCACACCTGCCACATTGGCGATATCTTTGACTCTTTCGGCGTAACTACCGCTACTCCAAGAAAGCAGTAATGTCAAAATGATGACTATTTTTCTGTTATACATCGAACAATCCCCTGCGTAAGGTTTTTTCTGGTTATGAATAGCTCTAATGGCTCATTTTATATTTTTATCCATCTCTTTTCTAAAGAGGGACTTTTCTATTAACACTTTAAGCATAGCCTGTGCCAAAAAAATAAAAAAATCTAAGGTATATAAGAATATGGCCGATACAGTTTCTTATGAACAAATAAAATATGAAACGTTAAAAACGAAAAATTGAAATAAACAAAGTAAATTACCAGGCCTGGTAAAACAAAAATAGAGAGATAAAAGGGAAAGAAAAAACCGACTTGCAAAAAGGAGATTTAAAAACAAGCCGGTAAAAAATGGTACAGGCTGCTAACAAAGTAACAACCTTAATGTAATTTGAACAGATAAGGATTTTAACTTATTTATTAAAAAAATCCAAGCATTAACAGATAGTTACCACCCTTCTAAAGTGGCCAATACTTACTTAGCCACTGACTAGCTACACCCGGACGAGCATTATTTCCCGCCATACCGACGTCTTTATAGACAAGCCTAACATCGGCAACTTTTTCAGAGGCAATCGTGTTGTCTGGCTGAATATCTTCTGGACGAATAATACCTGCAAATTGGATCACTTCATCGCCATCATGGATGGTAATCCATTTCTCGCCGCGAATGACTAAGTTCCCATTAGAGATAACCTCAACAACAGTGACCGCAATAGACCCCGTTAAACTTGAATTTTGTTTAACATCACTTTTACCAGCAAACGCCCCCTCTGAACCATAACCTAAACTTAAACCTTTTAATGGAGAAGCAACCGTACTGATAGCATTACCAATTACATTATTAGGCGTTGTCACACTAAAGGGAGTGCTTACCCCATAATCCTGGCTGTTTGATTTATTATATTTAGCTTCATCTTTCTTTTTAGCCGTCATGCTTTCGCTTAATGAGATGGTGATAATATCACCCACCTTGTGAGCTCGAGCATCGTTAAATAAGGTCATTGCACCCG
Encoded here:
- a CDS encoding flagellar basal body P-ring protein FlgI, producing the protein MYNRKIVIILTLLLSWSSGSYAERVKDIANVAGVRANQLVGYGLVVGLNGSGDKTPFAEQSLLSMLNKFGIKVPAGVKTNSKNIAAVAVHAELPAFAKSGQKIDITVSSLGNAKSLRGGTLLLTPLKGVDGNVYALGQGNLVVGGLDASGADGSRITINVPSVGRIPDGAMVERTVSTGFDLGNTITLNLKDADFTTASNLVNAINKKLGAGTANALDGESVEVMAPRLPNQRVAFLSLLENIEVTPGEGAAKIIVNSRTGTVVIGQNVRVSPAAITHGGLTVKITENTDVSQPNPFAGGNTAVTPSSVVDVQKNGTGRMFKFPKGASLNDIVQAVNKVGAAPGDLVAILEALKQSGALKADLMII
- a CDS encoding flagellar basal body L-ring protein FlgH, with product MKKLTDKKLLILSFVLSSLVLTGCSSTPERLQHMSYAPSYPLNIPQAEQPKNGSLYQAGAMTLFNDARAHKVGDIITISLSESMTAKKKDEAKYNKSNSQDYGVSTPFSVTTPNNVIGNAISTVASPLKGLSLGYGSEGAFAGKSDVKQNSSLTGSIAVTVVEVISNGNLVIRGEKWITIHDGDEVIQFAGIIRPEDIQPDNTIASEKVADVRLVYKDVGMAGNNARPGVASQWLSKYWPL